GGCATTGTCCCGGGCCACATTAAAGCGACTATCTTTGTCCGGAATCCGGCTCTCTTTTTTTAAAAGGGCATCTCTGGCCAGTTGTTCACGGCTTTCGCAACTCAAATGTGCTTCAACAAACTTTTCAAATGAAACTACATTTAGTCCGTAATAGGGTCCAAACTTGCCCCTGATTCCTCTGGAAAAAGCCAGGGGAATTTCTGCCAGCCGAATCGAAGGGAATTTGCGGGGGATAAGATCTGCCAGCTCATTGGCGAGATAATCCTTATCTTTTTGTGTAGGCTGTGTCATCCCGAGATCAGTATAGGACTTGGCAAGAGACATGACGATCACCTTAAATACTTCCTGATCTTTATGTTTCTTAATCGATGGCATCGTTAAGATCTGCCTTGTTTGCTGTACAGAAGTATTTTCCTGATCAGCAGTTTCGTTCATAATGGCTAACATCGTTTTCATAATTGTTTCGTTCTTCTTTCTACGTGCCTCCATTCCATTGCAGCCTCCACCCCTTTGCCTGTTCCTGACTGTTCTCTTGTTTTAATCATCTGCTGCTGCTCCTTTACTAATTTCTCCATCCAGTTCTCTGCATTCCAGGCACCATTCTCAAAAAGCTGATCGGTTGTACCCAGGAAATTTTTAAAAGAATGACGGAAACTATCATTAATGCCTTTAAATTCTATATAGGCAGCAAACTGTTCTTCGAAATAAACCAAACGATCTGAGGCCTGCAGACATCTTAAAAAAACGGCTATCTGTCTGAGTTTATCAAAATTCGCAACCTCATTAAAACCAAAATATTTCATAAGTTTAGCGGATAAATTAAGGTCAATGGGAGGAGTATATTCCAATGTACTTTCCCCTTCCTCTTTCAATTCCTCTTCCTTTCCGTTCCCTTCCTGTACATCCAGTTGTTTCACCAATGCTTCTCTGTTATTATTCATTGGTTCAATTCCGATGTGCTCCGGTTCAGGAGGAAATTTCTCTCCTTCGGTTAATTCTTTCCCCGTAATCCGCTGGTGATCTCTGAAAGTCGGAACAACCCCATATCTGCATCCATTCACTTCATAAGATCTGATGAAGCCGTTTTTTTCCAATACATCCAGACTTTGTTGCATATTATAATCCAAAAAAGGTAAAATATCTAACTTCATAGACCTGGGCTTATATTCAAACCTACCTTTACTATCTGCCAGCATCCATAAACCCATAAATACAATCATGATATACTGCCCTGGATTTTCATGCTCCAGGTCCTGTAACTTTTCATGTCTTAAAAAAGCAGGTTTAACCGTTCTTATTCTTGCCACTCGTTATTAGTTTATAGCTTATAAATTTTAAAATATCAATCCAGGACCTCATGTCCCGGGCAACCTTTGAACGGACAAAATCCCTGACAACTCATTGCGCCTAACCATAGTTCTCCTCTTTCTTTCCTGATGCGAAGCTGCTCGCGCACTTCGGAAACTACTCCTCCAAATATGGATTGCAAGGCAGCATCTGTACAATCCAGCAACTGCACAATCGGAATATCAATGTGACTGCTTCTCATATAAACGTCTTAGATTAACTGCCCAGATTCCAACTTAGTGTTTGTTAAATCTAACTTTTCATTCAGAAGGTCATTTTTAAGAACTTCCTCCAGAAGCAGCTTCTCCAGAATCTTAATCCTTTGCTTCAAAGCCTTTAATGTGTTCGTCTCTTCCATAGCTATAAAATTATAATCAACTAATAATCAATCAAAAAAGAGTCAATCAACTCCCTATATAATTCAATTCAACTTATTTAATCTTGTGTATTCCAATTATTAATATTCAGGATATATTTGGAATATGATTCTTAAAATATATATTTGCTGAACTATACAGAACAAATATAGTTCGTATTTACGAACTATTAAAACTATAATTTCGTAAATAAGGACATTTAAATCATAACGTATTGTGAATCAGGAAGAAAAAAATTCACAAAAATTCCAGAGACTTAAAGAGATCTACAGTTTCTTTAAATTCAAGAGCGACACAGAGTTTGGAAAAGCAATTAATATGTCCAAGTCTTACGTCTCTGAAATTTTGAAAAGTGAAAAGACACCCAAAACAATGGGACAGAAATTAGAAGACCACCTTGGTGTTTCCAGGAAGTGGTATGAAGAAGGTGAGGGAGAAATGCTACTTGAATCAGCAGCAATCCAAAAAGCAAACAGCACCTCAATAGGTGAAATCCATTATCCGCTGGAAGTCGGAGATTCTCCTTTTATAGACCTGGGAGAAGGAAAATACATAATGGTTGTACCATTAGTCAATGAATATGCATATGCCGGGTACTTGCCAGGCTACAGAGATCCGGAATATTTAGAAGAATTACCAAAGCATACGATTATCGTGGATAAACATCATAAAGGTCAGTACAGGGCTTTTGAAATTGTAGGAGACAGTATGGACGACAATACCAAAGAAAGCATCAGCGACGGAAGTATTGCCACCGGAAGAGAAATCCAGCAGCATTTATGGACCAGTAAGTTTCACACCCATAGGTTCAAAGATTACATCATCGTTCATAAAAAACATGGTATTATTGCCAAGAGGATCACCCACCACGACACAGAAACCGGCGTGATTACCTGTCATTCTCTTAATCCTGATAAAAACAGATACCCCGATTTTGACATCCACCTGGATGATGTACGCCAGATGTTCAATATTGTAAACGTATTACAGAAGAGATAAAGACTACATGGCAGAACTCAAAGAAACAACAGAAGAAGCAGAGCGATTGAAGGTCTTCAGAAAAGCCGAAAAGATGGGTCAGGAAGAGTTCGGAAAACAACTTGGCCTTGACCATTCAGTAATCAGCAGATACGAAAATAACCGTCTAAACATCCCTATTGATTTCATAAAAAAGCTCCACGAAGTATTTAACATGTCCTTTGAATGGTTTTATACCGGCAAAGGCAACAGGAAGTTCACTCCGGAAAAAGGAACCCTGATTAAAGACATCAAAACATTGGAAACAAATCAAAAGATCCTGACGGAACAGGTATCCGCACTAAAATCAGAATTACTAAAACTTCATAGAGAATTCCATGCTTTTAAAGCTGAAATGAAGTAAATTAGGGGATGAAGAAATTCGCCCTGATATTCCTTATTTCTTCCTGGACAATCAGATCAGATGCTCAGGAAGAAATCAAAAATTACAAGCCATATTTTGCCGCCACAGATTATCAGGGTAAAAACAGGATGACCTTACGGGAATTCGAACAGTCAGGCCAGAAGTACTACCTGACTGTTGATCCTCAAAACCTGGAAACACAGATCATCAAGGCTGCAGAACTTAGCACAAAACCTATTTCAAACTGGCAGGAATCACTTTACCTCAAAGGTAGTCCTTATTTAAAAGCCATTCAGGCAGCAAAACAGCAATCCATAGCCCTTCAGGACGCGGGAATTACCCATGGCTTTCCAAAAGAAAAAGGAATTACGCTGACAATTGACCTCTGTCCTTCTCACAAAGCCTTAGACCGGGTGATATTCACCTCTTTAATCACTGAATTTCAAAAAATCGAGAAACCAGTTCCTGTCGCATTGTCCATTACCGGCAAATTCATGACCAATCATGCTGCCGATATCGACTGGCTTAAAGCACTGGAAAAATCCGGAGATCTAGCCATCACCTGGACCAACCATACCTTCAACCATCGTTATGACCCTAAATCTCCTTTGGCCATTAACTTCCTGCTGGAACCAGGCACAAGTGTGATGTACGAGGTTCTGGCAACAGAGATACTGATGATACAAAAAGGGTTGTTACCTTCCATTTTCTTTCGCTTCCCAGGCTTAGTTTCCGATCAGAAACTTGTAGATGAAATTTTAGCGTTCGGTCTTATCCCGGTAGGAAGTGATGCATGGCTGGCAAAAGGACAACGAACACATGCAGGGAGCATAGTCCTGATCCATGGAAATGGCAATGAACCAATAGGTGTTCACGACTTTATCCGCTTACTAAGGACAGAACAGACAGCAGTACACAGTAAACAATGGCTGTTATATGACTTGCGTGAAAGCATTACAGAAGAATTTAAATAACCGCACATTTTAAAGAAAAACATGGAAATAGGGATCAGCACCTTTGGCGAAGTACAACCAGATGGCACTGCAGGAAAAGCAGAACACGCACACCGACGGGTTCAGGAATTACTGGAAGAGGTAAAACTTGCTGATGAGGTTGGTCTGGATGTATTTGCATTTGGAGAACACCACCGTCCGGATTTTGTCATTTCGGCACCTGAAATTATGATGGCCGCAGCCGCAGCCATTACCAAAAAAATTAAACTATCTAGCTCAGTAACCGTGTTGAGTTCAGCCGACCCCGTTCGCATTTTTCAGAATTTTGCTACTGTAGACCTGATTTCTGGTGGAAGAGCTGAAATCATTGCCGGCAGAGGATCTTTCACTGAATCGTTCCCCTTATTCGGTTATCATTTGAATGATTACGATGAACTGTTCACCGAAAAACTAAATTTGCTACTCCAGATTAACGAGGAGGAAGTGGTAAGCTGGCAGGGAAAATACAGGGAATCTATTGTGAAGCGTGGGATTTATCCCCGGCCCATTCAATCCTCAATTCCAATATGGATCGGAGTTGGAGGCACGCCTGCATCCGCGCAAAGAGCTGGAAAACTAAATCTTCCTATGGCCGTAGCCATACTGGGCAGTCCCCCGGAGCAATTCGTCCCTTTTGTAAACCTCTATAGAAAGTCAGCAACCGATGCTGGACACGATGCCAGCAAACTTCAACTGGCAATCAGTTCGCAGTTTTACGTGGCAGAAACGGAGCAGCAGGCAGCAAACGAATTCTACCCTTCTTATGAACGATTGATGAACCGGGTAGGAAAAGACAGAGGCTGGTCGCCAATGAGCAGACAACAATTTGACTACCTACGCAACTCAGGCCCATTGGTGGTAGGGAGTGTCCAACGAGCCATTGACAAGATCATGCACCAATATGAACTGTTTCAAAACACCAGATTTCTGGCACAGCTGGTTACCGGTTCCATACCGCATAAACAGGTATTAAAGACTATTGAGCTCCTGGGAACAAGAGTTGCCCCTGTTATTAGAAAAGAAACAAAAAAACAACAATTATAAGGCAGTTTTATCGCTTAATATTCAGCAAGTATTTAAGAAGATTTATCTGAATGCCCCAGATTTTTCTCCGGGCTAACGATATCTCTAACCAATTGTTTCACCTCTTTGATCTCTGGAAAACGTCCCATTTCCTTTCTATCAAACACCTGGACTTCATTTATGGTGATGATATAGGTACCTCCTGTTTCACTGGGTTTCAATAAAACCCCGCTAATTTCATCAGTAAATGTTGTTAATAATTCCTGTGCCATATAAGCAGCTCTAAGCATCCAGCCACATTTAGGACAATATTCAATAGCAATTGTTGGTTTCATTTTCTTTATATATCAAGGTTATGTTAGCTCCTTATATGCCAGCCTCTGGTTTTCGTAAAAGCACGCAGGCCCTGGTGCGATAATGTAGCTCCTATTCCGGAATGCTTCCTTCCGCTCCAGGGAAGTCCGGCACTAACCCGATCACAACAGTTCCAATATCCTGAGCCCGAATCAACCTGCGAAAGAATCCGCTCTGCACGATCGAAATTCTTCGAGTATACCGCCGCGGTTAAGCCATAGGTTGTACCCTGCATCATTGCAATCGCCTCTTTGTCATCTTTCACCTTCATAATACCGACGATAGGTCCAAAACTTTCCTGCTGCATCACTTTCATATCATTTGTGACATTCGTAAGCACAGTTGGCTCAAAGTAATAACCCTTACCTTCTCCCCTTTTTCCTCCAGTCAATAGTAAAGCGCCCTTTTCCACCGCATCATTCACCTGCCCCTCCAGCACCTCCAGTTGCTCTCCTCGCGTCAAAGGCCCGATGTAAACCCCATCTTCAGTAGGTATTCCTTTTTTCCAGGATTGTACTTCTTTCAAAAAGGCGTCAACATAGACTTCATAAACCCGCTCATGAACATAAATACGCTCTACCGCACAACAGCTCTGTCCATTGTTGTAAAAGGCTCCATCTGCTGTTCCGACAGCAACGGAAGCCACATCATTTACATCATCCGCTACATACAAAGGATCCTTCCCTCCCAATTCCAGTTGACAAGGCACCATTTTCAAAGCTACCTTCTCATAGATGTATTTACCGGTTTTGTAAGATCCGGTAAAAAAGTAGCCATCAAAATCCATATCTAACAAAGATTCTCCTGTTTCCTTTCCTCCGATAGCTATCTTAAAAGCATCCTCAGGCAATCCTGCTTTTCTCCATAATTTCTCGATTTCCAGACCAGTTAATGTGGCGTATTCAGAAGGTTTATACATCACTGTATTTCCCGCTATCAGTGCCGGAACAAAAACATTTACCCCAACCAGATAAGGATAATTCCAGGCAGAGATATTACAAATCACACCAAGCGCATCATAAGAGATTTTTTCTTTTAGCTCTTCCGTATCAGTTACCCATTCATCAGAAAGGTATTTTTCCCCGTTGTTCATCATCCACTGGATCCGTGTTCTGGCACCGTTGATTTCATTTCTTGCCTGCTGCAAAGGTTTCCCTACCTCGGAAGTCAGTATGGCAGCCAGCCTTTCCTTTTCTGTTTCCAACAAATCGTAAAACCGATGAACCACCGCCAGTCTTTCTGTCAGGCTTTTCTTCGACCATTGCAATTGCTCCGCCTTAAGCA
This region of Pedobacter steynii genomic DNA includes:
- a CDS encoding S24 family peptidase, with the translated sequence MGQKLEDHLGVSRKWYEEGEGEMLLESAAIQKANSTSIGEIHYPLEVGDSPFIDLGEGKYIMVVPLVNEYAYAGYLPGYRDPEYLEELPKHTIIVDKHHKGQYRAFEIVGDSMDDNTKESISDGSIATGREIQQHLWTSKFHTHRFKDYIIVHKKHGIIAKRITHHDTETGVITCHSLNPDKNRYPDFDIHLDDVRQMFNIVNVLQKR
- a CDS encoding helix-turn-helix domain-containing protein, with the protein product MAELKETTEEAERLKVFRKAEKMGQEEFGKQLGLDHSVISRYENNRLNIPIDFIKKLHEVFNMSFEWFYTGKGNRKFTPEKGTLIKDIKTLETNQKILTEQVSALKSELLKLHREFHAFKAEMK
- a CDS encoding polysaccharide deacetylase family protein, with the translated sequence MKKFALIFLISSWTIRSDAQEEIKNYKPYFAATDYQGKNRMTLREFEQSGQKYYLTVDPQNLETQIIKAAELSTKPISNWQESLYLKGSPYLKAIQAAKQQSIALQDAGITHGFPKEKGITLTIDLCPSHKALDRVIFTSLITEFQKIEKPVPVALSITGKFMTNHAADIDWLKALEKSGDLAITWTNHTFNHRYDPKSPLAINFLLEPGTSVMYEVLATEILMIQKGLLPSIFFRFPGLVSDQKLVDEILAFGLIPVGSDAWLAKGQRTHAGSIVLIHGNGNEPIGVHDFIRLLRTEQTAVHSKQWLLYDLRESITEEFK
- a CDS encoding Atu2307/SP_0267 family LLM class monooxygenase — its product is MEIGISTFGEVQPDGTAGKAEHAHRRVQELLEEVKLADEVGLDVFAFGEHHRPDFVISAPEIMMAAAAAITKKIKLSSSVTVLSSADPVRIFQNFATVDLISGGRAEIIAGRGSFTESFPLFGYHLNDYDELFTEKLNLLLQINEEEVVSWQGKYRESIVKRGIYPRPIQSSIPIWIGVGGTPASAQRAGKLNLPMAVAILGSPPEQFVPFVNLYRKSATDAGHDASKLQLAISSQFYVAETEQQAANEFYPSYERLMNRVGKDRGWSPMSRQQFDYLRNSGPLVVGSVQRAIDKIMHQYELFQNTRFLAQLVTGSIPHKQVLKTIELLGTRVAPVIRKETKKQQL
- a CDS encoding SelT/SelW/SelH family protein; protein product: MKPTIAIEYCPKCGWMLRAAYMAQELLTTFTDEISGVLLKPSETGGTYIITINEVQVFDRKEMGRFPEIKEVKQLVRDIVSPEKNLGHSDKSS
- a CDS encoding aldehyde dehydrogenase family protein, producing MNIINPATAEIITTVQEDSRLSLDKKYSLLKAEQLQWSKKSLTERLAVVHRFYDLLETEKERLAAILTSEVGKPLQQARNEINGARTRIQWMMNNGEKYLSDEWVTDTEELKEKISYDALGVICNISAWNYPYLVGVNVFVPALIAGNTVMYKPSEYATLTGLEIEKLWRKAGLPEDAFKIAIGGKETGESLLDMDFDGYFFTGSYKTGKYIYEKVALKMVPCQLELGGKDPLYVADDVNDVASVAVGTADGAFYNNGQSCCAVERIYVHERVYEVYVDAFLKEVQSWKKGIPTEDGVYIGPLTRGEQLEVLEGQVNDAVEKGALLLTGGKRGEGKGYYFEPTVLTNVTNDMKVMQQESFGPIVGIMKVKDDKEAIAMMQGTTYGLTAAVYSKNFDRAERILSQVDSGSGYWNCCDRVSAGLPWSGRKHSGIGATLSHQGLRAFTKTRGWHIRS